GAATGAAGAGCTCCCTCTTCATTCGATCATTCACGTTAAGCTATTCAATTCCTTCGTCAATTTCTTGAAGGTCGTTTCATCCCCCGAATCCAGCGCTTGATCGATCTGCTTCAACAAGCGGTCACGTTGAAACGATTGGAGGCTGTTCTTTAAGAATTGCTCTGCGACAATCCGGTCCTTTTCATTGATTAATAAATATTTCGGCATGAAAGGATTTTCTTCAAGCACAGCAGCAAATTGGTAACTGGAATTCGCCTTGCTGAAATTGAGCTGTATATAGATGTCTTCATCCTTGTTCAGCCGGATATCATGGAAAGACTTTTCAGCATCGGTCGTCATGATGTTTTCTTTATAAAATCTGAATGGCACATCTTCCACACAATGAGTCGACATCACCAAACCTCGCGGACAATATTGCGACTCTTCCACAAAATGAACCTTTTTCATTAACTGGTCATGACTCATCAGATAATTCAATATCCATACACATTCTCTTCTTTTTAATTGATAACGGTTCAAAAACCAGCGGATAAATTCTTTCTTCTCGTTGACAGAAACAGGGGTGGTCATGGTTTTCCCTCCTCTGCAGAATTTTTTTCAGTTCTTTCTCTCATTGGTCCATCAGTCAAAATGCGTGTATCCCCTCAGACGTCCACTTTGCTTGTTCAGCCCACCGACACCGGTCAGTCTTGTAATCTTTCAATCAAATCCTGCCATTCGTCATTCGAAGGATCCATTTCAATCAGGTGTTTATATACTTCTACTGCTTCACCCCTGAGTCCTTCTTCTACTAAAAATTGTCCGTACTCTATTAAAAACTCTTGATGATTCTTAAAATAAGTATATGCAATACGGTATTGTTTTAATGCATGATTATATTGTTCAAGCCCCTCATATGCTTTTGCAAGATCCCAGTTGATCTGTGGTTCTTCTTCCCCTTCAACCGTGATCATCCGGGCTATTTCCAATACATCTTCAAACCTGTCATGGGTAAAGAAAAATTTATTGATCACAAGTGCAGCTTCCAAATACCCGGGATCAAGCGCCAGCGCTTCCCTGAGAAATGCTTCAGCTTCCGTCTCCAGACCAAGTTTCAAGGAAATTTTCCCTCCGAATAAATTCAATTCCTTATTGAACTCATCCTGTTTGACTCCCTCCTGAACTGTTTCCAGGCTTTCCTGAAGCCGCTCTTCCCGTTCATATGATTGAGCCAACAGTAAATATACAGAGTGATATTCAGGGTCGAGCTCCCTGACCGCTTCAAACTTTTCAATGGCCTTCTCATAGAAGCCTGCCTGATAAGCCGTAAAAGCATATCCGAACAGTGTATTGATTTCCAGGTGGTCCTCGATCGCTTTTTCGTAATGGGTGAGCGCTTCTTCAAATGCACCACCCACACTATAAGCTTCCGCCAGCCTCTGATGGACATTCGTACCACCGATTTCGGTCGTTCCTTTGCCAATCAGTGTTTGATAATGTCTGATCGCCTCAAGGAACCTGCCTGTTTCGGAATATAACTCCCCGAGCCCGAAATCAATGACCGGTTCTTCAGGCAACAGCTTTTTCGCCTGCAGCAGCTTTTGTTCACTCACTTCAAATAATCCCTGCATTTGGTACAGGTCAGCCAATAGTAATAAAGCCCTTGGATAACTCGGGTCTTCTTCATCGATTTCCCCGAGCTTGTCGATGGCATCTTCTTCAAGGTCCATCTCTACTAGCACTTCTCCAAGCTCAATCAAAAGCTCTCCCTCACCCGGGTAATAGATGAGGAGATTTTCATACAGTTCCTTGGCTTCTTCCAGGAACCCCAAATGGTGCAATTCTTCTGCCAAACTATATTTTTCTTCGTGGCTTCCGAATTTCAACACTTGATTATAGTGTTTCTTCGCATCTTCTAATTTTCCTTCCTCCAAGGAAGATAACATTTGTTCAGCGTATGACATGGTCCATCCCTTTCTTTATAAAAAGCTTGTATTCATTTAAGTGAAGTAACCGGGCGTCTGGATGATCAATTCAACACCCGCTCCCGGATAAAAATAGCCTTTATCATTTACAAATTGATACTTCCCTTTGTTCATTGTACATTTTAGCACATGATGATCATTCAGGGATGATAATGGCTCATCGCCCAATTCTTCATGAGATTTCATATAAAGGTTATAACTTAATTCTCCACCAGCAAGAAAAGTTCCTCTATGGGGATATATACCAATTTTTTTCAGTGCATCCAAAGTCATTGGTTTATTTTGGGGAATTTCGTACGAAAGATGTGGAATTCTCTCCGAATCCATCGAAGTTTGCCATATTTTAAGATGCTTCATTTTCGTTTTATTGTCCATGGGTGTCGAAAAAAAGGGGACAAAAGTAATAGGGTAATCATACAATAAACCTTTTATCCATCCCCATGGAATGCTTTTGAACGATTCCAGCTCGTCTATCCGGATCCAGATGACAGGGACTCTGTGACGCTTGCAGGATCGTATGATGGATGGCGTGATGAGTTTCGGCTGCAGAATCAGCCCAATCGTGTAATCCAGGGGGCAGTTGATCAAAGAGGTCTTCCGTTCTTGAAGTTGTTTCATGAATTCATATTCATACGACAGGGAAAATGCTGTCAATACCGTAGTACAGCCTTTATGAATGAACTTACTGAGATAATATTCCTTGACTGAAGGGAAATTCCCACCCTCCGGCACATCCAAATCACACATCACATGCCCCGGTGTCATCATGAAGGGTGAAACATCCATCCTCATATGACGGTAATAGGCAAAACTGTCCCGCAGCGCTGACACTTTATGATCTTCCACCAGCATTGAAGTCTGAATGACTTTCTCCTCTTTTACCCAATTTGCATTTTCTATGATATAGGTACCCACTCTGCCATCCCCTTCCTTTATAGACAAGCTATGAAAGAAGAGAAGCAGACATGCAGACTGAACACAAAAAGAAGCGGTGGCAGGTCTCATATCCCCTGCCACCCCTTGATTCAGTTATGATTCATTCCCCAGCAGCAGATCAATATGATCAAAAAATTGAGGATAAGATATTTTCACAGCCTCTGAACCGTCAAGATAAACGTCTGAGTCGGTCAATAGAGACGCAACGGCAAGCGTCATCCCGATGCGGTGATCTCCCCATGAGTGGACTTCTCCACCGTGCAGTTCTGTCTTTCCATGGATGATCATGCCGTCATCCGTCCCTTCTATGTCTGCACCTAGTTTACCGAGCTCCTTTACGACCGCATCGATGCGATTGGTTTCCTTCACTTTCAGCTCCTCTGCATCTTTGATAACAGTCTTGCCGTTTGCCTGGGAGGCCAGCAGGGCAATGACAGGAATTTCATCAATCAGTGAGGGAATGAGCTCACCGCCGATTTCGATCCCGGTCAATTCTGATGATTGCACCACAATGTCTCCAATCGGTTCGCCTGACTTGGTGTGCTCAATCACCTCAATCGCGGCCCCCATCTTCTTCATGACCTCGATAATCCCGATTCTCGTTTCGTTCAGTCCGACATTTTTCAAGCGGACGCTGCTTCCGGGGACGATGGCAGCCGCCACCATAAAGAAGGCCGCAGATGAAATATCACCAGGCACATAAATGTCTGTGCCTTTAAATACTTGTCCACCCTTCACCTTGATTGTATCGCCTTCTCTTTCTACAGAACCCCCGAACTCGACAATCATTTTCTCAGTATGATTTCTTGTCTTTTCCGGCTCGACGATTTCAGTCGTTCCTTCAGCTTGCAGGCCTGCAAGGAGGATGGCTGATTTCACCTGTGCACTTGCTACAGGCAATGAATAGCGTATGGCCTTCAGGTTCCCCCCTCTGACCGACAGGGGCGTGTAGTTGCCCTCTGATCGCCCATCAATGTTCGTGCCGAACTGTCTTAACGGGATCGTCACTCTGTTCATCGGCCGCTTTGCAATCGAATCGTCCCCGATCAGGACAGAGTGAAACGGTCTGCCAGCCAAGATCCCCATAATCAAGCGTGTCGTCGTGCCTGAATTTCCTACGTCGAGTATATCTTTCGGTTCCTTTAAGTGATCCCAGCCTTTTCCGTGGACGACCACTTCATCTTCTGATACATCAATGTCGACACCCAGCTTACGAAAACAGGAAATGGTACTCAGACAATCTTCTCCCATCAGGAAATTATGAATGACCGTTTTCCCTTCCGCTATCGAACCAAACATGATGGACCGATGGGAAATCGATTTATCTCCAGGCACTTCAAGCTTACCTTTCAGCCCTCTTTTAGGATTTATCAGTCTTTTAGTCTCTTCCATCTTATTCACCCTCATCCCAATAATAATTCATAGCTAGTATATAGATTCAAACATTTTACAGCTCTGTCCCGGTCTGCCGAAGTTTGAAAACTGATGACCAGCACTCCGTATATGTCTTCTCTCGTCTCCATGATTCTGATATTAGTCAATGAGATTTCTTCCTTCGCCAGATACCCGGTCACTTCGGAAATCACCCCGGGATAATCGGGCACATTCACATAAAGATCATAAAATGAAGGGATGGCCCCTTTTTCAAGGATCGGCAGGTCATCCCGAAATGTTTTTGCTTCTTGAAAGTAATCATGGATTTTCTCAGAATCGCTTGCCGAGATGATTTCCATGACCTCATCCATCTCTTTCTTCCAATCGTCAAGAAGCGACAGCAATACGTTCTTATTTTGAAGCGTGATATCCTTCCACATCGTCGGGTTTGAGGAAGCGATCCGGGTGATATCCCGGAATCCACCTGCTGCGAGCCTCCTTAGATGAGGATGCCCTTCAGAAGAAGCCTTCGCCTGCCGTACGAGGGAAGCAGCCACCACATGTGGGAAATGACTGATCATACCCGTCAATTCATCATGTTCATGAGGCTCGACGATTAGGAATTTTGCATGTGTCCCTTTCAGCCATTCTTTCAGCTCATCCACTGTTTTTTCAGGCGTATCGGCACCGGGAGTC
The nucleotide sequence above comes from Bacillus sp. KH172YL63. Encoded proteins:
- a CDS encoding tetratricopeptide repeat protein; the protein is MSYAEQMLSSLEEGKLEDAKKHYNQVLKFGSHEEKYSLAEELHHLGFLEEAKELYENLLIYYPGEGELLIELGEVLVEMDLEEDAIDKLGEIDEEDPSYPRALLLLADLYQMQGLFEVSEQKLLQAKKLLPEEPVIDFGLGELYSETGRFLEAIRHYQTLIGKGTTEIGGTNVHQRLAEAYSVGGAFEEALTHYEKAIEDHLEINTLFGYAFTAYQAGFYEKAIEKFEAVRELDPEYHSVYLLLAQSYEREERLQESLETVQEGVKQDEFNKELNLFGGKISLKLGLETEAEAFLREALALDPGYLEAALVINKFFFTHDRFEDVLEIARMITVEGEEEPQINWDLAKAYEGLEQYNHALKQYRIAYTYFKNHQEFLIEYGQFLVEEGLRGEAVEVYKHLIEMDPSNDEWQDLIERLQD
- a CDS encoding prephenate dehydrogenase, translated to MNGTVLVIGMGLIGGSLALVIKKEHPESVIIGYDVNQKEVKLAKSLGVIDDIAVSLQEGAERADLIVVSTPVFQTEKIIEQFQAFSLKESVLITDTGSTKAQIMNSAEALIEKGISFIGGHPMAGSHKSGVAAAKEILFENAFYMLTPGADTPEKTVDELKEWLKGTHAKFLIVEPHEHDELTGMISHFPHVVAASLVRQAKASSEGHPHLRRLAAGGFRDITRIASSNPTMWKDITLQNKNVLLSLLDDWKKEMDEVMEIISASDSEKIHDYFQEAKTFRDDLPILEKGAIPSFYDLYVNVPDYPGVISEVTGYLAKEEISLTNIRIMETREDIYGVLVISFQTSADRDRAVKCLNLYTSYELLLG
- the aroA gene encoding 3-phosphoshikimate 1-carboxyvinyltransferase, yielding MEETKRLINPKRGLKGKLEVPGDKSISHRSIMFGSIAEGKTVIHNFLMGEDCLSTISCFRKLGVDIDVSEDEVVVHGKGWDHLKEPKDILDVGNSGTTTRLIMGILAGRPFHSVLIGDDSIAKRPMNRVTIPLRQFGTNIDGRSEGNYTPLSVRGGNLKAIRYSLPVASAQVKSAILLAGLQAEGTTEIVEPEKTRNHTEKMIVEFGGSVEREGDTIKVKGGQVFKGTDIYVPGDISSAAFFMVAAAIVPGSSVRLKNVGLNETRIGIIEVMKKMGAAIEVIEHTKSGEPIGDIVVQSSELTGIEIGGELIPSLIDEIPVIALLASQANGKTVIKDAEELKVKETNRIDAVVKELGKLGADIEGTDDGMIIHGKTELHGGEVHSWGDHRIGMTLAVASLLTDSDVYLDGSEAVKISYPQFFDHIDLLLGNES
- a CDS encoding ReoY family proteolytic degradation factor codes for the protein MTTPVSVNEKKEFIRWFLNRYQLKRRECVWILNYLMSHDQLMKKVHFVEESQYCPRGLVMSTHCVEDVPFRFYKENIMTTDAEKSFHDIRLNKDEDIYIQLNFSKANSSYQFAAVLEENPFMPKYLLINEKDRIVAEQFLKNSLQSFQRDRLLKQIDQALDSGDETTFKKLTKELNSLT